In one window of Osmia lignaria lignaria isolate PbOS001 chromosome 11, iyOsmLign1, whole genome shotgun sequence DNA:
- the LOC117604098 gene encoding odorant receptor Or2 isoform X2, with product MKREVATKFDRLIGLNLSLLKFIGVISREQRPLERKALACLAFLCMTVYSISYLYMFWKISIVQTFSLVLSFVGGQARFTILLLFRGSCQQMLNQCELFWSGLNSKEKLIVEKYVKKSNRLTTFFLFTCLFTIFLFVLVSLFVSTPSDDSKGMDRDGVNVSDVTLDVDGENGRRLPYEFFLEIRETPWFEIAYVFQILAIISVGVTSVGVDTTAPLFALIACGHFEVIRSRIENLFPARRSCSSSSSSSGADDLRICLIYHRTLLEFCKEIERRAHIIFLIQLVLSTYNISLDDPDKFKYFTPLLISLMQLFLCSWPADLLLAKSEAIGGAAFSSPWYRYPVPLQMPISMLLIRAQKPARLTAGKFVVLSLETFGSVSLLSSTISYAFSITSAYLVSVSDDIDLGFVLHRREEHELVWPFTRL from the exons ATGAAACGCGAAGTGGCGACCAAGTTCGACCGGTTGATCGGTTTGAACTTGTCACTGCTGAAATTTATCGGAGTGATTTCGCGTGAGCAACGGCCGCTGGAAAGAAAGGCGTTGGCGTGCCTAGCGTTTCTCTGCATGACCGTTTACAGCATTTCTTATTTGTACATGTTCTGGAAAATCAGCATCGTCCAAACCTTCTCGCTGGTTTTGTCGTTCGTAGGGGGTCAAGCAAGGTTCACGATCTTGTTGCTGTTTCGCGGCAGCTGTCAGCAAATGTTGAACCAGTGCGAGCTGTTCTGGTCGGGGTTGAATTCAAAGGAAAAGCTAATCGTCGAAAAATACGTGAAAAAATCGAATCGATTGACCACCTTCTTCTTGTTCACTTGCCTATTTACCATTTTCCTTTTCGTGTTGGTCTCTTTGTTCGTGTCCACGCCGTCGGACGACTCGAAAGGGATGGATCGCGACGGGGTAAACGTCAGCGACGTTACTCTCGACGTCGACGGTGAAAACGGGCGACGTTTGCCGTACGAATTTTTCCTAGAGATTCGTGAAACGCCGTGGTTCGAGATCGCGTACGTTTTTCAGATTCTCGCGATTATCAGTGTCGGCGTGACGTCCGTCGGGGTAGACACGACCGCTCCCTTGTTCGCGTTGATCGCTTGCGGACATTTTGAAGTGATCCGATCGAGGATCGAAAACTTGTTCCCTGCTCGTCGATCGTGCTCCTCCTCGTCCTCCTCTTCGGGGGCGGACGATCTTCGGATTTGTTTGATTTATCATCGAACTTTGCTCGA ATTTTGCAAGGAAATCGAACGTCGCGCGCACATAATATTTTTGATTCAACTGGTCCTCAGCACCTACAACATTTCTCTG GACGACCCCGACAAGTTCAAGTACTTTACGCCGCTGTTGATCTCCTTGATGCAGTTGTTCCTGTGTAGCTGGCCCGCGGATCTTCTTCTCGCGAAG AGCGAAGCGATCGGTGGTGCTGCCTTCTCCTCGCCTTGGTATCGATACCCCGTTCCCTTACAGATGCCGATTTCCATGCTGTTGATCAGAGCTCAGAAACCCGCTCGTCTGACCGCTGGAAAATTCGTGGTGCTTTCGTTGGAAACGTTTGGCTCGGTATCTCTTCTTTCCTCTACCATATCTTATGCCTTTTCTATCACATCTGCATATTTAGTTTCTGTTTCAGATGATATCGACCTCGGTTTCGTTCTTCACCGTCGTGAAGAGCATGAATTAGTTTGGCCATTCACCAGATTGTAA
- the Vmat gene encoding vesicular monoamine transporter — protein MSSGEWNGWLQRCRESRKLVLVIVAIALLLDNMLLTTVVPIIPEFLYDIKHPNSTLSQHLEGNGPGRTTLGIVQPTTKIASTTTSSLITNPNGAGSSNNTIDSQTEFLHTTIPPCIGMTESTNVGASLSEIEEKKQRHRELLQETVAVGIMFASKAFVQLLANPIVGPLTHKIGYSIPMFTGFIIMFLSTLIFAFGRSYGILFLARALQGIGSSCSSVSGMGMLAERYQDDKERGNAMGIALGGLALGVLIGPPFGGVMYEFVGKSAPFLVLSALALGDGLLQLLVLQPSIVYTEAEPPSLKSLITDPYIVIAAGAITFANMGIAMLEPSLPIWMMDTMGASRWKQGATFLPASISYLIGTNLFGPLGHRMGRWLASLIGLVVIGICLMCIPLARSIDHLIVPNAGLGFAIGMVDSSMMPELGYLVDIRHTAVYGSVYAIGDVAFCLGFAVGPALSGTLVNTIGFEWMLFGIAILNFLYAPLMYFLRAPPTKEEKKSLIIGEKSSVRYVTYQNEEDEQ, from the exons ATGAGCAGCGGAGAATGGAACGGTTGGTTGCAACGATGCCGAGAATCGCGAAAATTGGTTCTCGTGATCGTCGCGATCGCTTTGCTTCTGGACAATATGCTTCTGACCACGGTTG TGCCCATCATACCGGAATTTCTGTACGACATCAAGCATCCTAACTCAACGCTGAGCCAACACCTAGAAGGCAATGGCCCCGGACGAACGACGCTGGGAATCGTTCAGCCTACGACCAAGATCGCCTCTACTACAACTTCCAGCCTAATTACCAACCCAAACGGTGCTGGCTCTTCGAACAATACGATCGATTCTCAAACCGAGTTTCTCCATACGACCATTCCTCCTTGCATAGGCATGACTG AAAGCACGAACGTTGGGGCGAGTTTGTCAGAGATAGAAGAAAAGAAGCAGCGACATCGCGAGTTACTACAGGAGACGGTCGCCGTTGGCATAATGTTCGCTTCGAAAGCTTTCGTTCAATTGCTGGCTAATCCGATTGTCGGTCCTCTCACCCACAA AATCGGCTACAGCATACCCATGTTCACCGGTTTCATCATCATGTTTCTTTCTACGCTGATATTCGCGTTCGGACGAAGCTACGGTATCCTTTTCTTGGCAAGAGCGTTGCAAGGAATCGGTTCCTCTTGTTCGAGCGTATCAG GTATGGGTATGTTGGCCGAGAGGTACCAAGACGACAAGGAACGGGGTAACGCGATGGGAATCGCTCTGGGTGGTTTGGCCCTTGGCGTTCTCATCGGTCCACCATTTGGCGGTGTCATGTACGAATTCGTTGGAAAATCTGCTCCGTTCTTGGTTCTTTCCGCGTTAGCCCTTGGCGATGGAC TTTTACAGCTTTTGGTACTTCAACCGTCCATCGTGTACACCGAGGCTGAACCGCCGTCTCTGAAGAGTTTAATCACCGACCCTTATATCGTCATAGCCGCTG GGGCTATCACGTTCGCCAACATGGGTATCGCTATGTTGGAGCCTAGTCTTCCGATTTGGATGATGGACACGATGGGTGCGAGCAGATGGAAACAAGGTGCCACCTTTTTACCAGCTAGCATCAGCTACTTGATCGGTACTAATCTTTTCGGACCGCTTGGACACAGAATGGGCAG ATGGTTAGCTTCCCTGATCGGACTGGTCGTTATTGGTATCTGTTTGATGTGC ATACCGTTGGCTAGAAGTATCGATCATCTGATCGTACCCAACGCCGGCTTGGGATTCGCAATTGGCATGGTGGACAGTTCGATGATGCCCGAATTGGGATATCTGGTAGACATTAGACATACCGCTGTATACGGAAGCGTTTACGCTATCGGAGATGTCGCCTTCTGTTTAGGTTTCGCCGTGG GACCTGCATTGAGCGGCACGCTAGTCAACACTATCGGTTTCGAGTGGATGTTATTTGGAATCGCGATTCTAAACTTTCTTTACGCCCCACTAATGTACTTTTTGAGAGCACCACCTACcaaagaggagaaaaag TCATTGATCATTGGCGAAAAATCGTCTGTGCGCTACGTAACGTACCAGAATGAAGAGGACGAACAATAA
- the LOC117604098 gene encoding odorant receptor 13a isoform X3, translated as MKREVATKFDRLIGLNLSLLKFIGVISREQRPLERKALACLAFLCMTVYSISYLYMFWKISIVQTFSLVLSFVGGQARFTILLLFRGSCQQMLNQCELFWSGLNSKEKLIVEKYVKKSNRLTTFFLFTCLFTIFLFVLVSLFVSTPSDDSKGMDRDGVNVSDVTLDVDGENGRRLPYEFFLEIRETPWFEIAYVFQILAIISVGVTSVGVDTTAPLFALIACGHFEVIRSRIENLFPARRSCSSSSSSSGADDLRICLIYHRTLLEFCKEIERRAHIIFLIQLVLSTYNISLVGFKLVGDDPDKFKYFTPLLISLMQLFLCSWPADLLLAKSEAIGGAAFSSPWYRYPVPLQMPISMLLIRAQKPARLTAGKFVVLSLETFGSMISTSVSFFTVVKSMN; from the exons ATGAAACGCGAAGTGGCGACCAAGTTCGACCGGTTGATCGGTTTGAACTTGTCACTGCTGAAATTTATCGGAGTGATTTCGCGTGAGCAACGGCCGCTGGAAAGAAAGGCGTTGGCGTGCCTAGCGTTTCTCTGCATGACCGTTTACAGCATTTCTTATTTGTACATGTTCTGGAAAATCAGCATCGTCCAAACCTTCTCGCTGGTTTTGTCGTTCGTAGGGGGTCAAGCAAGGTTCACGATCTTGTTGCTGTTTCGCGGCAGCTGTCAGCAAATGTTGAACCAGTGCGAGCTGTTCTGGTCGGGGTTGAATTCAAAGGAAAAGCTAATCGTCGAAAAATACGTGAAAAAATCGAATCGATTGACCACCTTCTTCTTGTTCACTTGCCTATTTACCATTTTCCTTTTCGTGTTGGTCTCTTTGTTCGTGTCCACGCCGTCGGACGACTCGAAAGGGATGGATCGCGACGGGGTAAACGTCAGCGACGTTACTCTCGACGTCGACGGTGAAAACGGGCGACGTTTGCCGTACGAATTTTTCCTAGAGATTCGTGAAACGCCGTGGTTCGAGATCGCGTACGTTTTTCAGATTCTCGCGATTATCAGTGTCGGCGTGACGTCCGTCGGGGTAGACACGACCGCTCCCTTGTTCGCGTTGATCGCTTGCGGACATTTTGAAGTGATCCGATCGAGGATCGAAAACTTGTTCCCTGCTCGTCGATCGTGCTCCTCCTCGTCCTCCTCTTCGGGGGCGGACGATCTTCGGATTTGTTTGATTTATCATCGAACTTTGCTCGA ATTTTGCAAGGAAATCGAACGTCGCGCGCACATAATATTTTTGATTCAACTGGTCCTCAGCACCTACAACATTTCTCTGGTGGGCTTCAAGTTGGTCGGG GACGACCCCGACAAGTTCAAGTACTTTACGCCGCTGTTGATCTCCTTGATGCAGTTGTTCCTGTGTAGCTGGCCCGCGGATCTTCTTCTCGCGAAG AGCGAAGCGATCGGTGGTGCTGCCTTCTCCTCGCCTTGGTATCGATACCCCGTTCCCTTACAGATGCCGATTTCCATGCTGTTGATCAGAGCTCAGAAACCCGCTCGTCTGACCGCTGGAAAATTCGTGGTGCTTTCGTTGGAAACGTTTGGCTCG ATGATATCGACCTCGGTTTCGTTCTTCACCGTCGTGAAGAGCATGAATTAG
- the LOC117604098 gene encoding odorant receptor Or2 isoform X1, with protein MKREVATKFDRLIGLNLSLLKFIGVISREQRPLERKALACLAFLCMTVYSISYLYMFWKISIVQTFSLVLSFVGGQARFTILLLFRGSCQQMLNQCELFWSGLNSKEKLIVEKYVKKSNRLTTFFLFTCLFTIFLFVLVSLFVSTPSDDSKGMDRDGVNVSDVTLDVDGENGRRLPYEFFLEIRETPWFEIAYVFQILAIISVGVTSVGVDTTAPLFALIACGHFEVIRSRIENLFPARRSCSSSSSSSGADDLRICLIYHRTLLEFCKEIERRAHIIFLIQLVLSTYNISLVGFKLVGDDPDKFKYFTPLLISLMQLFLCSWPADLLLAKSEAIGGAAFSSPWYRYPVPLQMPISMLLIRAQKPARLTAGKFVVLSLETFGSVSLLSSTISYAFSITSAYLVSVSDDIDLGFVLHRREEHELVWPFTRL; from the exons ATGAAACGCGAAGTGGCGACCAAGTTCGACCGGTTGATCGGTTTGAACTTGTCACTGCTGAAATTTATCGGAGTGATTTCGCGTGAGCAACGGCCGCTGGAAAGAAAGGCGTTGGCGTGCCTAGCGTTTCTCTGCATGACCGTTTACAGCATTTCTTATTTGTACATGTTCTGGAAAATCAGCATCGTCCAAACCTTCTCGCTGGTTTTGTCGTTCGTAGGGGGTCAAGCAAGGTTCACGATCTTGTTGCTGTTTCGCGGCAGCTGTCAGCAAATGTTGAACCAGTGCGAGCTGTTCTGGTCGGGGTTGAATTCAAAGGAAAAGCTAATCGTCGAAAAATACGTGAAAAAATCGAATCGATTGACCACCTTCTTCTTGTTCACTTGCCTATTTACCATTTTCCTTTTCGTGTTGGTCTCTTTGTTCGTGTCCACGCCGTCGGACGACTCGAAAGGGATGGATCGCGACGGGGTAAACGTCAGCGACGTTACTCTCGACGTCGACGGTGAAAACGGGCGACGTTTGCCGTACGAATTTTTCCTAGAGATTCGTGAAACGCCGTGGTTCGAGATCGCGTACGTTTTTCAGATTCTCGCGATTATCAGTGTCGGCGTGACGTCCGTCGGGGTAGACACGACCGCTCCCTTGTTCGCGTTGATCGCTTGCGGACATTTTGAAGTGATCCGATCGAGGATCGAAAACTTGTTCCCTGCTCGTCGATCGTGCTCCTCCTCGTCCTCCTCTTCGGGGGCGGACGATCTTCGGATTTGTTTGATTTATCATCGAACTTTGCTCGA ATTTTGCAAGGAAATCGAACGTCGCGCGCACATAATATTTTTGATTCAACTGGTCCTCAGCACCTACAACATTTCTCTGGTGGGCTTCAAGTTGGTCGGG GACGACCCCGACAAGTTCAAGTACTTTACGCCGCTGTTGATCTCCTTGATGCAGTTGTTCCTGTGTAGCTGGCCCGCGGATCTTCTTCTCGCGAAG AGCGAAGCGATCGGTGGTGCTGCCTTCTCCTCGCCTTGGTATCGATACCCCGTTCCCTTACAGATGCCGATTTCCATGCTGTTGATCAGAGCTCAGAAACCCGCTCGTCTGACCGCTGGAAAATTCGTGGTGCTTTCGTTGGAAACGTTTGGCTCGGTATCTCTTCTTTCCTCTACCATATCTTATGCCTTTTCTATCACATCTGCATATTTAGTTTCTGTTTCAGATGATATCGACCTCGGTTTCGTTCTTCACCGTCGTGAAGAGCATGAATTAGTTTGGCCATTCACCAGATTGTAA